Proteins found in one Paenibacillus borealis genomic segment:
- a CDS encoding helix-turn-helix transcriptional regulator, whose product MNKTDRLLAIVLELQGRRVVRAEDLASLFETSVRTIYRDIQALSEAGVPIIGAPGMGYSLMEGYFLPPVSFTVEEAVTLLIGTDFIEQRFDDDYCARAKSARRKIEAILSESVRNETSRIRQALRLLAPGKPVTRSKERKYFEKIRLAILEERKIRFHYSKGITDSMGDHHSERTVAPYGLVLVEGSWMLVAYCDLRQAIRHFHVSRMTGLAELEERFERPADFNLSEYQPSDDRHLRVHLRFDYDVADKVKKSNNHFIEDMEEHQEGLDVILRVRQPADLVQWVLSWGANVSVVEPESLRNRIYEEAEKMLKRC is encoded by the coding sequence ATGAATAAAACCGACCGCTTATTAGCCATTGTGCTGGAGCTGCAAGGCAGGCGAGTTGTCCGGGCTGAAGATTTGGCGAGCCTGTTTGAAACGAGTGTGCGGACCATTTATCGGGACATTCAGGCGCTTAGCGAAGCCGGCGTGCCGATTATAGGCGCCCCTGGTATGGGGTACTCCTTAATGGAAGGCTATTTCCTGCCGCCGGTCAGCTTCACGGTAGAAGAAGCCGTGACTTTGCTTATAGGAACGGACTTTATCGAGCAGCGATTTGATGATGATTATTGTGCCAGAGCTAAGTCTGCCCGCAGGAAAATCGAGGCCATTCTATCGGAGAGCGTCCGCAATGAGACCTCCCGTATACGCCAGGCGCTGCGTCTGCTTGCTCCCGGCAAACCGGTTACACGGTCAAAAGAAAGGAAGTATTTCGAAAAGATCCGTCTGGCGATATTAGAGGAGCGAAAGATCAGATTTCATTATTCAAAAGGAATCACGGATTCTATGGGGGATCACCATAGTGAGCGTACCGTTGCGCCCTATGGTCTTGTACTGGTAGAAGGATCGTGGATGCTTGTGGCCTACTGCGATCTGCGGCAGGCCATTCGCCATTTCCATGTATCCCGGATGACTGGGCTTGCCGAATTGGAAGAGCGATTCGAACGGCCGGCCGATTTTAACTTAAGTGAATATCAGCCTTCAGATGACCGGCATCTGAGAGTTCACCTTCGATTCGATTATGACGTGGCGGATAAAGTGAAGAAATCAAACAATCATTTCATAGAGGATATGGAAGAGCATCAAGAAGGATTGGATGTGATCTTACGCGTTCGCCAGCCGGCCGATTTGGTACAATGGGTGCTGAGCTGGGGAGCGAATGTAAGCGTGGTGGAACCAGAGTCGTTGCGGAATAGGATTTACGAGGAAGCCGAAAAAATGCTGAAACGCTGCTGA
- a CDS encoding ABC transporter permease, translated as MSISFKRARAIFVKDYKEFSRNYAISIILVFPILFAFLFRSAGSALPGAIGFLLNTSLVILTSMAQACLIAEEKERNTLRSLMLTPATTLDVLIGKSSLVFVMSAVVLAISTYILGYEPANIGTFTAAIILSIILYTAAGTICGLFSKTVLEASLSILPVAFIFTGAPWGAVLAKDYPVFKVLDYMPSSQLVHLLGLSDTGHTTGDVLKPLLIILAWTVVLTVVSVVLYVRRLKDE; from the coding sequence ATGAGTATCTCATTCAAACGGGCCCGGGCGATATTTGTGAAGGATTACAAAGAGTTCTCACGCAATTATGCGATCTCGATTATTCTGGTATTTCCCATACTCTTCGCATTTCTTTTTCGAAGTGCAGGCTCAGCCTTACCTGGAGCGATCGGTTTTCTTCTGAATACATCGTTAGTGATCCTGACGAGTATGGCACAAGCCTGCTTGATCGCTGAGGAGAAAGAGCGTAACACTTTAAGGTCATTAATGCTGACTCCGGCCACGACCCTGGATGTTCTGATCGGTAAAAGCAGCCTGGTCTTTGTCATGTCCGCTGTTGTTCTGGCTATTTCTACGTATATCTTGGGCTATGAGCCGGCTAATATAGGAACGTTTACGGCAGCAATCATTCTGTCGATTATTCTATACACAGCAGCCGGGACGATCTGCGGTTTATTCTCCAAGACAGTGCTTGAAGCCTCATTATCTATACTCCCGGTGGCGTTCATATTCACCGGTGCACCCTGGGGAGCAGTACTGGCCAAGGATTACCCGGTCTTCAAGGTGCTGGATTACATGCCAAGCAGCCAGCTTGTGCATTTGCTGGGTCTAAGCGATACAGGACATACAACGGGAGATGTCTTGAAACCCCTTCTCATTATTTTGGCATGGACGGTTGTATTAACGGTTGTGTCGGTTGTTCTGTATGTGCGGCGGTTGAAGGACGAGTAA
- a CDS encoding RNA polymerase sigma factor, giving the protein MEDQGIVHLYLQRSQQAIVETKNKYGAYCRVIARNILSNISDIDECENDTYLAAWNTIPPTMPRKLSVFVGRITRNIALDRHSYNTAKKRNRQFEAILTELEGCIASPETVETEYEAGETVSLINEFLYDIDEQARNIFIRRYWYSDSIEDLAMRFQMSSSKVKSILFRTRNKLRVHLAKGGVHL; this is encoded by the coding sequence ATGGAAGATCAGGGAATAGTCCACCTATACTTACAGCGTTCACAGCAGGCCATTGTAGAAACTAAGAATAAATACGGGGCTTACTGCAGAGTGATTGCCCGAAACATCCTTTCCAATATCTCAGATATTGATGAATGTGAGAATGATACATATTTGGCTGCGTGGAATACAATTCCGCCAACGATGCCCAGGAAGCTATCTGTTTTTGTAGGAAGAATCACCCGTAATATAGCGCTTGATAGACATAGTTATAATACAGCCAAGAAACGTAACCGTCAGTTTGAAGCCATTCTAACCGAACTGGAAGGATGCATAGCTTCACCGGAGACTGTAGAAACAGAGTACGAAGCAGGTGAAACCGTAAGCTTGATCAATGAATTTCTGTATGACATCGATGAGCAAGCCCGAAATATATTTATCAGAAGGTACTGGTATTCGGATTCTATAGAGGATCTTGCTATGAGATTTCAGATGAGCAGCAGTAAAGTGAAGTCCATTCTTTTCAGGACAAGAAATAAGCTCAGAGTTCATTTAGCCAAGGGGGGAGTTCACCTGTGA
- a CDS encoding GntR family transcriptional regulator: MNVTISNTSEKPIYQQLYEQISAQILKGELESGYCLPPIRQAALELNVSVITVKKAWEELERSGLINTVTGKGCFVAEFSQEEMLRIRNEMVLKQMESDTSYYRSFGLTLDEVIGLLKKIY; the protein is encoded by the coding sequence ATGAATGTAACGATCTCGAATACATCCGAGAAACCGATTTATCAGCAGCTGTACGAACAGATCAGCGCACAAATCCTGAAAGGCGAGCTGGAAAGCGGTTATTGTCTTCCGCCCATCCGGCAGGCAGCCCTGGAGCTGAATGTCAGTGTCATCACCGTGAAGAAAGCCTGGGAAGAGCTTGAGCGGAGCGGTCTGATCAATACGGTAACAGGTAAAGGCTGTTTTGTAGCCGAATTCTCGCAGGAGGAGATGCTGCGGATACGCAACGAAATGGTCCTGAAGCAAATGGAGAGCGACACCTCGTACTACAGATCCTTTGGCCTCACCCTGGATGAAGTAATTGGGCTGCTGAAGAAGATTTATTAA
- a CDS encoding DUF4303 domain-containing protein encodes MKPMQEMESLALAIADAARTSFRTLFENGERYYYCTLYTTGEGHAPSLSAWSWEALEREAARQGEESGAPEATIAELIKWSYADSPYCCYGDENFGGIKQLFMERPSIWELEEDEGNREFDMRLKAMELAMKMLDDQGVFTLNQPRESICVLVEVIPPDKINTEIALRLNHADSPAMQAWLAEAAE; translated from the coding sequence ATGAAGCCGATGCAAGAAATGGAGTCGCTGGCGTTAGCGATTGCCGATGCTGCCAGAACGTCTTTTCGGACTCTTTTTGAAAATGGTGAACGTTACTATTACTGTACGCTATATACTACCGGCGAGGGACATGCGCCAAGTCTCTCCGCCTGGTCATGGGAGGCTTTGGAGCGGGAAGCAGCCAGACAAGGAGAAGAAAGCGGCGCGCCGGAAGCAACGATTGCGGAGCTCATCAAATGGTCCTACGCCGATTCACCCTATTGTTGCTACGGGGATGAGAACTTTGGCGGCATCAAACAATTGTTTATGGAGCGCCCTTCCATCTGGGAGCTTGAAGAGGACGAGGGTAACCGCGAGTTTGATATGAGGCTGAAGGCGATGGAGCTGGCTATGAAAATGCTCGATGATCAAGGTGTTTTTACCTTGAATCAACCGCGGGAGTCCATATGCGTCCTTGTCGAGGTCATACCGCCGGACAAGATCAATACTGAAATCGCCCTGCGCTTGAACCATGCAGATTCTCCGGCTATGCAAGCCTGGCTGGCGGAAGCCGCCGAGTAG
- a CDS encoding SMI1/KNR4 family protein, which produces MKDALMKRLEVFLHREDNRTLLGIPASPEEIVKAQQQLNVSFHEDYIDFIKMFGGAYAGLAIHAFSNGSSLGNETVVDLTLGFREQFKNHPFAELLATCYVISMDGSGDPILIDPAGKVTICYHDSGESKLLADSFEELIEDNFYEW; this is translated from the coding sequence ATGAAGGATGCGTTAATGAAGCGATTGGAAGTTTTTCTCCACCGGGAGGATAATAGAACACTACTAGGCATTCCGGCGAGCCCAGAGGAAATCGTTAAGGCACAGCAGCAGCTGAATGTAAGCTTTCATGAGGACTACATAGACTTTATCAAAATGTTTGGGGGAGCATATGCAGGTCTTGCAATACATGCATTTTCGAATGGCTCTAGCCTCGGGAACGAAACCGTTGTTGATTTGACGCTTGGGTTCCGGGAGCAATTTAAGAACCATCCTTTTGCAGAGCTTCTAGCAACCTGTTATGTTATTTCCATGGATGGCTCCGGCGATCCGATACTCATTGATCCGGCAGGGAAGGTTACCATCTGTTATCACGATAGCGGGGAGAGCAAGCTATTAGCAGACTCTTTCGAGGAATTGATCGAGGATAATTTCTATGAATGGTGA
- a CDS encoding LytTR family transcriptional regulator DNA-binding domain-containing protein — protein sequence MQFQPMYEGGELFLPKIEFDMIPGQPVGIITDLKRKQLVMNQLAEYAGFHLFRVQQGEYMRLTVEELITFLIHVSERHERIASLLEYFALREERKVRIKDLSSSKRMYVTLLRVFFAHQPALVLEEPYFYLEEQDRRQFKRILDDLSADKQIIILTSNLEDALISCDVIYRLNESGFHPLDIRDSEEDKQEVQKQDEPNITLQKISTKRNDKVILFNPPEIDFIESVEGSILVHVGGENYDCALTLTELEQRLLNFGFFRCHRSYIVNLQKVREIITWTKNSYSLRLNTGQDAVVPLSRSKLQELKALLKI from the coding sequence ATGCAATTTCAACCCATGTATGAAGGCGGGGAATTATTTCTGCCGAAGATTGAATTTGATATGATACCGGGCCAGCCGGTTGGCATTATAACGGACTTGAAACGAAAGCAGCTTGTAATGAATCAATTAGCGGAGTATGCCGGGTTTCATTTATTTCGGGTGCAGCAAGGCGAGTACATGCGTTTAACGGTGGAGGAGCTAATCACATTTTTAATTCATGTATCGGAGAGGCATGAGCGTATCGCTTCACTCCTCGAGTATTTTGCTTTAAGAGAAGAACGGAAAGTAAGAATCAAGGATCTAAGCTCATCAAAAAGGATGTATGTGACCCTGCTGCGTGTCTTTTTTGCACATCAGCCTGCACTTGTCCTGGAGGAACCGTACTTTTATCTGGAAGAGCAGGACCGCCGTCAATTCAAACGGATTCTGGATGACCTGTCGGCAGACAAGCAGATTATAATCCTAACTTCGAATTTAGAGGATGCCCTGATTTCCTGTGATGTCATTTACCGGTTGAACGAGTCCGGATTTCACCCGCTCGATATCCGGGACTCTGAAGAGGACAAGCAGGAGGTACAGAAACAGGACGAGCCCAATATCACCCTGCAGAAGATCTCTACCAAACGAAACGACAAGGTGATTTTATTTAATCCGCCTGAGATCGATTTTATAGAAAGTGTAGAGGGTTCGATTCTTGTTCATGTGGGCGGGGAGAATTACGACTGTGCTCTGACGCTGACCGAGCTGGAGCAGAGATTATTGAATTTCGGGTTCTTCAGATGCCACCGCTCCTACATCGTTAATCTGCAAAAGGTCAGAGAGATTATTACCTGGACGAAGAATAGCTACAGCCTGCGGTTAAACACAGGCCAGGATGCCGTGGTTCCGTTATCCCGTTCCAAATTGCAGGAATTAAAGGCACTGCTGAAGATTTAA
- a CDS encoding ABC transporter ATP-binding protein, whose amino-acid sequence MDVIQVERIRKRFGPKDALTDVSFSIPKGEIFGFLGPSGSGKTTLIKILTAQLNPTSGQASVFNEPADRMRQSAQKMRFGILTDNSGLYERLSVEENLELYRKLYDLPKSAVDKVLQFVNLSGERKKKVNLLSKGMRQRVTLACAIIHEPELLFLDEPTSALDPVNSAHIYKGLRYLNARGTTIFLTTHDMAEAELMCNRVAILYQGQIQTIGSPKELKRQHRKNAVSVDLTNGEVHELPIGGETADQIADWMKRGLIDRIETKEPSLGDIFIKMTGSELL is encoded by the coding sequence ATGGATGTGATCCAGGTAGAACGTATCCGTAAGAGATTTGGACCAAAGGATGCGCTAACAGATGTATCTTTTTCTATACCTAAGGGAGAAATTTTTGGGTTCCTCGGCCCAAGCGGCTCAGGCAAAACTACATTGATCAAGATTCTAACGGCACAGTTGAATCCGACAAGCGGACAGGCAAGTGTATTTAACGAGCCGGCGGATAGGATGCGGCAGTCTGCCCAGAAGATGCGCTTCGGCATTCTGACGGATAACAGCGGCCTCTATGAGCGATTGTCGGTTGAGGAGAATCTGGAGCTGTACCGTAAGTTATATGATCTTCCCAAATCTGCGGTCGATAAGGTGCTGCAGTTTGTGAACTTAAGCGGCGAGCGCAAAAAGAAAGTAAATCTCTTATCGAAGGGGATGCGTCAGCGTGTTACGCTGGCCTGCGCAATTATCCATGAGCCGGAATTATTATTCTTAGATGAACCTACCTCGGCTTTGGACCCGGTAAACTCCGCACATATTTATAAAGGCCTGCGCTACCTGAACGCTAGAGGGACAACGATTTTTCTGACTACGCATGATATGGCTGAAGCAGAATTGATGTGCAACCGGGTAGCGATACTGTATCAGGGACAAATCCAAACCATCGGCTCACCGAAGGAGCTTAAACGGCAGCACCGGAAGAATGCAGTTAGTGTTGACTTAACCAATGGGGAAGTCCATGAGCTCCCGATTGGCGGGGAGACAGCTGATCAAATCGCGGATTGGATGAAGCGGGGGCTCATTGACCGGATCGAGACGAAAGAGCCCAGTCTGGGTGATATTTTCATTAAAATGACAGGAAGTGAGCTGCTATGA
- a CDS encoding sigma-70 family RNA polymerase sigma factor, whose amino-acid sequence MAGGSRRVAASASGNSNRPQRRKRNMSQKHGIDMLEELRSELTGYCYRMMGSIFEAEDAVQDTLLRAWQSWDQIRQDSSRKSWVYRIATNVCLDRLRNAKRRALPMDLSEPAAIIKEPSDSLPRNSWIWPAPDNATDPANIVVSRETVRLSFIAILQILPPRQRAVLILLDVFRWSANEAAHAMGMTTAAVNSAVQRARSGIARSNLRSEELQGGDAQADQQVLASYMEAFEQYDIDALLALFHENGSLSMPPFTMWVRGSSNLSSFYTITRSHCLGSRLLLVQANGDCPAFAQYVPAGPDGRLVPWSIHIPELKQGKITHIHHFIDPELFLRFGLPADLEARQNFSIDR is encoded by the coding sequence CTGGCTGGCGGAAGCCGCCGAGTAGCAGCATCCGCTTCCGGCAACTCTAACCGACCCCAAAGGAGGAAACGTAATATGAGCCAAAAGCATGGAATAGACATGCTTGAGGAGCTGCGCTCTGAACTAACCGGATATTGTTACCGGATGATGGGGTCCATCTTTGAAGCAGAGGATGCTGTGCAGGATACCTTGCTCCGCGCCTGGCAGAGCTGGGACCAGATCAGGCAGGATTCTTCGCGTAAGTCTTGGGTGTACCGGATTGCCACTAATGTTTGCTTGGACAGGCTGAGGAATGCCAAGCGGCGGGCACTTCCGATGGATCTCTCTGAACCCGCGGCTATTATTAAGGAGCCCAGTGACAGCTTGCCCCGGAATTCCTGGATATGGCCGGCCCCCGATAATGCTACCGACCCGGCCAACATCGTGGTCAGCAGGGAGACCGTCCGGTTATCCTTTATTGCAATCCTGCAAATACTGCCGCCCCGGCAACGCGCTGTACTGATCCTGCTTGATGTCTTCCGGTGGTCGGCTAACGAGGCAGCACATGCGATGGGAATGACCACGGCAGCCGTCAACAGTGCTGTGCAACGGGCCCGGTCGGGTATCGCCCGCTCCAATCTCCGGTCCGAGGAGTTACAAGGGGGAGATGCCCAGGCAGATCAACAAGTGCTTGCAAGTTATATGGAAGCCTTCGAACAGTATGATATTGATGCATTGTTGGCCTTATTCCACGAGAACGGCAGCTTGTCGATGCCGCCATTTACGATGTGGGTTCGCGGCAGCTCTAATCTGTCGTCATTCTACACTATTACACGCAGCCATTGTTTGGGCTCCAGATTGCTGCTGGTCCAGGCTAATGGGGATTGCCCCGCTTTTGCCCAGTATGTACCCGCCGGACCGGATGGGCGTTTAGTTCCGTGGAGCATTCATATTCCGGAGCTGAAACAGGGAAAGATCACTCATATCCATCATTTCATTGATCCTGAGTTATTTCTGCGATTTGGATTACCGGCAGATTTGGAGGCGAGGCAGAATTTTTCAATCGACCGATGA
- a CDS encoding VOC family protein: MTVKLTPYITLEGRVKEAIQFYEQAIGAQVLSMMTYGDMPDMPGTFTDDLRSLVAHAKLKVGGTELMLSDAPGGSPVETGKRVTICITTNDVEESKRIYEALRQEGQVNMPFKEEPFSPGFGDVTDKFGVTFQIYTELED, from the coding sequence ATGACGGTAAAACTTACCCCTTACATTACTTTGGAGGGCCGGGTAAAGGAAGCCATTCAGTTCTATGAACAAGCCATCGGCGCACAAGTCCTCTCTATGATGACTTACGGTGACATGCCGGACATGCCGGGCACATTCACGGACGATCTGAGGAGTCTTGTAGCACACGCCAAGCTAAAGGTTGGAGGTACGGAGCTTATGTTATCCGATGCTCCAGGCGGTTCACCTGTCGAAACCGGGAAACGGGTTACTATCTGCATTACAACGAATGATGTAGAAGAATCCAAGCGGATCTATGAAGCCTTGCGGCAGGAGGGTCAGGTCAATATGCCGTTTAAAGAAGAACCCTTCAGTCCGGGGTTTGGTGATGTAACGGATAAATTCGGCGTGACCTTTCAAATATATACGGAGCTTGAAGACTGA
- a CDS encoding ABC-2 transporter permease, with translation MYNLVMKDLKLGVNPWFFALPFILGGLMLIPGWVYFLVPLYFCFLTVPNMFGGFKSQNDLMFSTMMPVTKTDIVKSRITVVVILELMHLVIAMIFSIFTFRLYPHLNYIFYPPHMGFWGLCFIMLAIFNILFISMYYKTSYKYGAATTASTTAAILFAGGAQWLGIQNSWVNNIFYGSGTDNTALQLSILIAGIIIFIACTLIAYKIAVKRFLKVEIL, from the coding sequence ATGTATAATTTGGTGATGAAGGATTTGAAATTAGGCGTAAACCCCTGGTTCTTCGCATTACCCTTTATTTTAGGCGGCTTAATGCTTATCCCCGGCTGGGTCTATTTTCTCGTCCCGCTGTATTTCTGCTTCTTAACGGTACCGAACATGTTTGGCGGATTCAAGAGTCAGAATGATCTGATGTTTAGTACGATGATGCCCGTGACCAAAACAGACATCGTAAAGTCCCGGATAACCGTGGTGGTTATTCTTGAGCTTATGCATCTTGTCATCGCGATGATCTTCAGTATATTTACGTTTCGCCTGTACCCTCATCTGAATTACATCTTTTATCCGCCGCATATGGGGTTTTGGGGATTATGCTTCATCATGCTGGCGATCTTCAACATCCTATTTATATCTATGTACTACAAGACGTCGTATAAGTATGGCGCGGCAACGACCGCATCCACCACGGCTGCCATACTATTTGCCGGAGGGGCTCAATGGTTGGGAATCCAAAATTCTTGGGTAAATAATATTTTCTATGGCTCCGGGACGGATAATACGGCGCTGCAGCTATCCATTCTGATCGCGGGTATTATCATTTTCATTGCATGTACGCTAATTGCCTATAAGATTGCCGTAAAGAGATTCCTGAAAGTGGAGATATTATGA
- a CDS encoding pentapeptide repeat-containing protein gives MLNKKSLIARWNDDQLNEVNRLLAAVTGKPNLHQKDRSFPSSPYGQNEAGLEDYRGVTLTETIQYLTVEGADLSYARFDDSASLNTSTFTNCCFDGVKLDSRYVTHTFSHCSFRGAKLNNARISKEFNDCDFTGCNLSKVIANDVSFTRCRFANANFRGALLLYCRFEECSFDGAFFQDGSVAGSRFTGETGLLPVWGNTILDNVTIYE, from the coding sequence ATGTTGAACAAGAAGTCACTCATTGCAAGATGGAACGATGACCAGCTTAATGAAGTGAACCGGCTACTCGCCGCTGTTACAGGCAAACCTAATCTGCATCAAAAAGACCGCTCTTTTCCATCCTCCCCCTATGGACAAAATGAGGCTGGGCTTGAGGATTACCGGGGAGTTACCCTGACGGAGACCATACAATACCTGACAGTAGAGGGTGCCGATCTGTCTTATGCACGTTTCGATGACTCTGCAAGCTTGAACACCTCAACCTTTACAAATTGTTGCTTTGATGGAGTCAAACTGGATAGCAGATATGTGACTCACACCTTCAGCCACTGTTCTTTCCGGGGAGCCAAGCTGAATAATGCCAGGATCAGCAAGGAGTTTAATGATTGCGATTTTACAGGCTGCAACTTAAGTAAAGTGATAGCGAACGATGTATCGTTCACACGCTGCCGTTTTGCCAACGCTAACTTTCGCGGCGCCTTATTGTTGTATTGCCGGTTCGAGGAATGCAGCTTTGATGGAGCTTTCTTTCAGGACGGCTCGGTAGCCGGAAGCCGCTTTACGGGAGAGACAGGCCTGCTCCCTGTTTGGGGCAATACGATACTGGACAATGTCACAATCTATGAATGA
- a CDS encoding MerR family transcriptional regulator — protein sequence MEILKTKEAAELLSVSLTTIKRWAAMFPDFFPKDRFGHYTFSEQQISQLNHIKDRINQGEALEGINLYLANDKLTTGPLQENPSLGTDGDAMNEIWSRIEYIEHALDQKASEVVSVQLLQQRAELEDMRIMIKQLSASLETIQKPNSTSRSPYEELLPAAAGRLTSPPRKRGGLLRSFFPFL from the coding sequence ATGGAAATTCTCAAAACAAAGGAAGCCGCGGAACTGCTGTCCGTTAGCCTGACTACGATCAAACGCTGGGCGGCCATGTTCCCTGATTTCTTTCCAAAGGACCGATTTGGACATTATACCTTCTCGGAGCAGCAGATCAGCCAGCTCAATCATATTAAAGACCGTATTAATCAGGGCGAAGCACTGGAAGGCATAAATCTGTATCTCGCGAACGACAAGCTGACAACGGGCCCGCTGCAAGAGAATCCAAGTCTGGGTACAGACGGTGACGCTATGAATGAAATATGGTCCCGGATCGAGTATATTGAACACGCACTGGATCAAAAGGCCAGCGAGGTAGTTTCGGTGCAGCTGCTCCAGCAGCGTGCAGAGCTTGAGGATATGCGTATAATGATTAAGCAATTATCCGCTTCACTGGAAACGATACAGAAGCCAAACAGCACCTCCCGCTCCCCGTATGAAGAGCTTCTTCCGGCTGCCGCTGGCAGGCTGACGTCTCCGCCAAGAAAGCGCGGCGGTCTATTACGCTCTTTTTTCCCATTCCTATAG